One Candida dubliniensis CD36 chromosome 1, complete sequence genomic region harbors:
- a CDS encoding 3'-5' exoribonuclease, exosome subunit, putative (Similar to S. cerevisiae CSL4;~Similar to C. albicans CLS4) — translation MSDNIPGGGVVPGQYITPTYKLENNDSSIPVKYIPGPGTIISNINIPTTTTTTPTTTATSNLIKSMPIIVSTILGTVSISPIDQTQSTSSTNNDDDMIIDHEQTQTKQDEDKYVKSYLVTVIPKSTKLQPTTTTNNSGAVSSIALPKENDIVLVRITKITKIQAYCEIISLDTTTNILSDSGISSNGNGSHVSMSTTGSNSQHLFNQNSIACSQSTNQSVQIYELGENFKGIIRINDIRSTERDKLKIIDCFKPGDIVKAQVISLGDGSNYYLSTAKNELGVVFAKSENGAGDLMYPIDWQNMIDINSGIIEKRKNANPFLN, via the coding sequence ATGTCAGATAATATTcctggtggtggtgttgttCCTGGACAATATATCACACCTACTTATAAATTAGAAAACAATGATTCATCTATACCAGTGAAATATATACCTGGACCGGGGacaataatatcaaatatcaatatacctaccaccaccaccaccaccccaacaacaacagcaaccagtaatttaataaaatcaatgcCAATTATAGTCTCAACCATATTAGGGACAGTGTCTATTTCACCTATTGATCAAACAcaatcaacatcatctaccaataatgatgatgatatgaTTATTGATCATGAACAAACACAAACTAAAcaagatgaagataaatATGTCAAGAGTTATTTAGTCACAGTGATACCTAAATCAACTAAACTTCAACCCACTACGACCACCAATAACTCTGGTGCTGTATCTTCAATTGCTTTAcctaaagaaaatgatatCGTATTAGTTCGTATTACTAAAATCACCAAAATTCAAGCATATTGTGAAATCATATCATTGGATACTACAACCAACATTTTACTGGATTCAGGTATTAGtagtaatggtaatggATCACATGTATCAATGTCTACTACGGGTAGTAATTCTCAACATTTATTTAATCAAAATTCTATTGCTTGTAGTCAATCAACTAATCAATCAGTACAAATTTATGAATTGGGAGAAAATTTTAAAGGAATCATTAgaattaatgatattagATCTACTGAAAgagataaattgaaaataattgattgttttaaaCCTGGAGATATTGTTAAAGCTCAAGTTATATCATTAGGTGATGgatcaaattattatttatcaactgctaaaaatgaattaggAGTAGTATTCGCTAAAAGTGAAAATGGAGCTGGTGATTTAATGTATCCTATAGATTGGCAAAATAtgattgatattaataGTGGAATTATAGAAAAACGTAAAAATGCTAATCCATTTTTaaactaa
- a CDS encoding bud neck localizing protein phosphatase subunit, morphogenesis and cell wall composition modulator, putative (Similar to C. albicans BNI4) codes for MADSTFDEFFENDFYSAPTSINNSKNHVKNVRNSIQIKHSMSSRSLNDFTKDIPSSATISNSITKSNTSTNPSSKSGNTSGGSTRTSIIKASPSLKALESILNEKNKQYNITNTNIIEEVEDEEEQEQEQESGKNHYQGLNTLSPPILFTYNSSNVRESVQTFETAIESLNEDDTLAVLSTNTGNSNTNSLITNNNNINNNGYNNGYPLTTKTSKSSSTNSHKYNKSSISTISESGYSTDDTPIISQPLTFQSFTPHSFESPQLKMVDITEESNFDNENSNSTITTNTVRTKNESKNNLFCGGGSSSSGANNSVNEGAQYNKSSTNFSNKQIDQNFHSSSQQSFQQLQQPQQPLQPPLNSTNQQMPQTNSQPLHPPRHVKHPTNNTTNNNPFYNTTTTTSHSNQNNLFNKNVSVPLTQQPAYPGNNSNNNNNNTGPNLHHNKSNNYNIIRTVSNNSNSNMSLDSNFSSHSPSNSNNSRGKIVRKSKSMLTVLTNDNDSMSSLHTPPPPHQPTNDSASLGSPHKRPSHPRSNSSYSIMKDKINRKNNTTNNNSASTVHHSENKTLSHKRSSTLNDLSKLNSEQLASSSSSSSPAGVLPSTASTNSKSSNGKKKFSFKSLFKSKSKSHSLNDSNSSISEPKKITSKSYSTPNMQILSEQPKSIDDINNTNKQTTKPESKSNISFMNRFKKNKSSDNLNKLGSSHQQPGLKKGVSNSNPSLSSLNGNKTNKSLPQNQDNSKFGLSAPPVNRNSFNFIREVSEDSVYIGDQNDDIEDEHSGEEDVKPVTKNGYKSFGNIHNNSDEEDDNVDRLSIEEQQPDVSDDEEKEKDFEYYDAKNLTEDPPKKMSSGNKYGEEISLIPPLIDSNQFGSPFKVNYQSSPKSIDNRHEGKDTDSPLQRTIKRFSNTPSSLTIPIKPPSPIRYPQQKQQQQQQQQTNTNNNAHSTEDKTNTQLLGEALFPKSLNAHEVESIVSLERSRSMKSVKSNKRSSFVNYDGSDDNIVHYVGPISKPTTSGNGITRSNSILKNSTSRKSNLNEELKMNSIDGTVSGTINSNNNNNNNNNNNNSDTSGNIKVINDTTTMNDTYTTITDTGNGAIGENILGSSGNGFGNTSASGIDTGDDLMEFSEFIDVENMNFLDSPIPGSPITNNGKFLQTSTTPSSPLANYQFDHNSINKIEQQEQQQEQQQQQGNIVDQSTPEPPVIVINKDNLDTKSMTNSTVGTKTNSIPTITIPDKETTEITTGINNKDSIDSKTPSSSPLSMKHYDSPKTSVEEKEDQPHNEKNESTNQQQQQQQESTDIIDEHVISKSPILESAYRVRSQKKPENGKFTKQNRPISMSFKGLNAPSFTGKLKKEVLRSSDSHQSFNINFNDEEDDGDEDDDSSLSVGGGFGSSSEDDDDDDDDDDDDAYSFEQENDISSASRFYNTNDDYIENKENRVPGSGNTNNSSIANEKVSPLIPPPPPPSNSHSNIIVQPQSPAPSNKSSVFSPKQSNDINKKPTNQPPSSPPQQSQSQSQSHSQHFSLQPLKKFTHNKIPSISDQSSINSESSPRSFTSMISKKWGNRKNGGNSSNSPNSPNSNSNSTLPPPPPPAPAPSQLPGKLQITTGVRFSSRIILYDTYNEDEYDRHPDTATCNQLTPLLAQQIKDELNNFKSEMEIHVESRCYTHFF; via the coding sequence ATGGCTGATTCAACTTTTGATGAGTTTTTCGAAAATGATTTCTATTCAGCTCCTACAtctattaataattctaaaaATCATGTTAAAAACGTTAGAAATTCtattcaaatcaaacatTCAATGTCATCAAGGtcattaaatgatttcACTAAAGATATACCTCTGTCGGCAACTATCAGTAACTCAATCACCAAATCCAATACACTGACAAATCCTTCTTCAAAACTGGGAAATACATCTGGTGGTAGTACTAGAACATCTATAATTAAAGCTTCACCTTCTTTAAAAGCTTTAGAAAGTATACTtaatgaaaagaataaacaatataatataaccaatactaatattattgaGGAAGTTgaagacgaagaagaacaagaacaagaacaagaatcAGGAAAGAATCATTACCAGGGACTTAATACATTATCCCCTCCGATTTTGTTTACTTataatagtagtaatgTTAGAGAATCAGTACAAACTTTTGAGACTGCTATTGAATCTTTAAATGAGGACGATACACTTGCTGTATTATCAACTAATACTGGCAATAGTAATACCAATAGCCTTAtcactaataataataatattaataataatggttaTAATAATGGTTATCCATTAACTACAAAGACAAGTAAATCATCGTCAACTAATTCtcataaatataataaatcgtcaatttcaacaattagTGAGTCCGGGTATAGTACTGATGATACTCCAATCATATCACAACCACTTACTTTCCAAAGTTTCACACCACATAGTTTTGAATCTCCTCAATTGAAGATGGTTGATATAACTGAAGAAtctaattttgataatgaaaatagtAATTCTACCATTACAACTAATACAGTAAGGACTAAAAATGAatctaaaaataatttattttgtggtggtggtagcagtagtagtggtgCTAACAATAGTGTTAATGAAGGTGCGCAATACAATAAAAGTAGCACAAATTTctcaaacaaacaaattgatcaGAATTTTCATTCTTCTTCCCAACAATCatttcaacaacttcaacaaCCTCAACAACCACTTCAACCACCATTAAATTCAACTAATCAACAAATGCCTCAAACAAATTCCCAACCATTACATCCACCTAGACATGTAAAACATCcaactaataatactaCCAATAATAACCCTTTTTataatactactactactacttcgcattccaatcaaaataatttatttaataaaaacgTGTCGGTACCATTAACTCAACAACCGGCATATCCAGgaaataatagtaataataataataataatactggCCCCAATCTTCATCATAACAAaagtaataattataatattattcGTACTGTtagtaataattcaaattctaaCATGTCCcttgattcaaatttttcttctcatTCACCCCTGAATAGTAATAATTCCCGTGGAAAAATTGTTCGTAAATCCAAAAGTATGTTGACGGTTCTaactaatgataatgattcaatGAGTTCATTACAcacaccaccacctccacATCAACCAACCAATGATTCTGCATCATTGGGATCACCTCATAAACGTCCATCTCATCCAagatcaaattcatcatattcaattatGAAAGATAAAATCAACCgtaaaaataatactaccaataataatagtgcTTCAACTGTTCACCATTCTGAAAATAAAACCCTTCTGCATAAACGAAGTAGTAcattgaatgatttaaGCAAGTTGAATTCGGAACAACTTGCatcctcatcatcatcatcatcaccagcAGGGGTTTTACCATCCACGGCAAGTACTAATCTGAAATCAAGTAAtgggaagaaaaaatttagtttcaaatcattatttaaatcaaaatcaaagagTCATTCATTGAATGattctaattcatcaatactGGAACCGAAAAAGATTACTTCAAAATCATATTCTACTCCTAATATGCAAATCCTATCAGAAcaaccaaaatcaattgatgacATTAACAATACTAATAAACAAACTACCAAACCAGAatctaaatcaaatatttcatttatgAATAGatttaaaaagaataaatcaTCTGATAATTTGAACAAACTTGGATCATCCCATCAACAACCAGGGTTGAAGAAAGGAGTATCTAATTCTAATCCTTCACTTTCTTCATTGAATGGGaataaaaccaataaatcattaccaCAAAATCAAGATAATTCTAAATTTGGATTACTGGCACCACCAGTTAATagaaattcatttaattttattagaGAAGTTAGTGAGGATAGTGTTTACATTGGAGATcaaaatgatgatattgaagatgaacATTCAGGTGAAGAAGATGTTAAACCAGTAACAAAGAATGGTTATAAAAGTTTTGGTAATATTCATAATAACagtgatgaagaagatgataatGTTGATCGATTATCAATAgaagaacaacaaccagatgtttctgatgatgaagaaaaggagaaagattttgaatattatgATGCTAAAAATTTGACTGAAGATCCACCTAAAAAAATGTCGTCAGGGAATAAATATGGTGaagaaatttctttaatacCACCTTTGATTGATTCTAATCAATTTGGATCACCATTTAAAGTCAATTATCAAAGTTCAcctaaatcaattgataatagaCATGAAGGGAAAGATACTGACAGTCCACTTCAAAGAACTATCAAGCGGTTCTCTAATACACCTTCATCATTGACAATTCCTATCAAACCACCGCTGCCAATTAGATATCctcaacaaaaacaacaacaacaacaacaacagcagaCAAACACAAACAATAATGCCCATTCAACTGAAGATAAAACTAATACTCAATTATTGGGTGAAGCATTATTTCCTAAATCATTGAATGCTCATGAAGTTGAAAGTATTGTATCTTTAGAACGATCAAGATCTATGAAATCAGTGAAATCTAATAAACGTAGTTCATTTGTTAATTATGATGGTagtgatgataatattgttCATTATGTTGGACCTATTTCAAAACCAACTACTAGTGGTAATGGTATTACTagatcaaattcaatattgaaaaattcaactAGTCGAAAAAGTAATTTgaatgaagaattaaagatgaattcaattgatggTACGGTTTCAGGAACAATAAAcagcaataacaataacaataacaataacaataacaataatagtgATACTAGTGGTAATATCAAGGTGATTAATGATACCACAACTATGAATGATACTTATACTACCATTACTGATACTGGAAATGGTGCTATTGGTGAAAATATTCTTGGATCTAGTGGTAATGGTTTTGGTAATACTAGTGCTAGTGGTATTGATACTGGTGATGATTTAATGGAATTTAgtgaatttattgatgttgaaaatATGAATTTCCTTGATTCACCTATCCCAGGATCACCAATTACTAATAATGGTAAGTTTTTAcaaacatcaacaactcCTTCATCTCCATTAgctaattatcaatttgatcataattccattaataaaattgaacagcaagaacaacagcaagaacaacaacaacaacaggggaatattgttgatcaaTCGACTCCTGAACCTCcagttattgttattaataaagataatttAGATACTAAATCAATGACAAATTCAACCGTTGGCACTAAAACCAATTCAATACCAACTATTACTATACCAGATAAAGAAACAACAGAAATTACAACTGGTATAAATAATAAGGATTCTATTGATTCGAAAACTCCATCTTCATCACCACTTTCAATGAAACATTATGATTCACCGAAAACTAgtgttgaagaaaaagaagaccAACCACATAATGAAAAGAATgaatcaacaaatcaacaacaacaacaacaacaagaatctACTGATATCATTGATGAACATGTGATTAGTAAGTCACCTATTTTGGAAAGTGCTTATAGAGTTAGATCACAGAAAAAACCAGAAAATGGTAAATTTACTAAACAGAATCGACCAATTTCAATGTCATTTAAAGGATTGAATGCTCCATCATTTACTGGGAAACttaaaaaagaagtatTAAGAAGTAGCGATTCTCATCaatcatttaatattaattttaatgatgaagaggaTGACggtgatgaagatgatgattcatCACTTTCAGTTGGTGGAGGATTTGGAAGTAGTTCCGAagacgacgacgacgatgatgatgatgatgatgatgatgcaTATAGTtttgaacaagaaaatgataTATCAAGTGCATCAAGATTTTATAATactaatgatgattatattgaaaacaaagagAATAGAGTACCTGGAAGTGGTAATAccaataatagtagtatTGCTAATGAAAAAGTATCACCTTtaataccaccaccaccaccaccaagtAATTCTCATTCAAATATAATAGTTCAACCACAATCTCCAGCACcatcaaataaatcatcagTATTTTCAccaaaacaatcaaatgatATCAATAAGAAACCAACCAATCAACCACCCtcatcaccaccacaacaatcACAATCACAATCACAATCACATCTGCAACATTTTAGTTTACaaccattgaaaaaattcaCTCATAATAAAATCCCTTCAATTTCTGatcaatcatcaattaattcagaATCATCACCAAGATCATTTACATCAATGATTAGTAAAAAATGGGGCAATAGAAAGAATGGTGGTAATTCTCTGAATTCTCCAAATTCtccaaattcaaattcaaattcaacattacctcctcctcctcctcctgCTCCTGCTCCTTCACAACTTCCTGGTAAGTTACAAATCACTACAGGAGTTAGATTTAGTTCaagaattatattatatgatacatataatgaagatgaatatGATCGACATCCTGATACTGCCACTTGTAATCAATTGACTCCATTATTAGCTCAACAAATTAAagatgaattgaataattttaaaagtGAAATGGAAATTCATGTTGAATCAAGATGTTATACTCATTTCTTTTAA
- a CDS encoding nucleolar peptidyl-prolyl cis-trans isomerase, putative (Similar to S. cerevisiae FPR3;~Similar to C. albicans FPR3), whose amino-acid sequence MSNLTPIATYNLALQPFQPVPAIEDDFPISIRITLASLDPEAADDKAEPSSLRILKKSNSLLNDDYFEDDEDDEDEEDELDDDEEEEKEKSSKKSNGKKSNKKDEEDDDEEDDDEDEDDEDDDVSEYIVCTLSPKHQYQQTLDLTITPDEEVYFVVTGSYPIHLTGNYIEHPADQDDEDYDDDDEDYDDEYDLSPDEDEIIYGAPLDDDDEEEESDEEETPKIEEIIEEKEKETETAKESKKRVAEEPTSKKSKKAKKDEKKSVQFSKELEQGPTGSTLVENNNKKSNASTKDKKDTSVNDDGDKKKKFPTKTLLGGVITEDRKIGSGATAKSGNKVGIRYIGKLKNGKVFDKNTSGKPFSFKLGKGECIKGFDLGVTGMAVGGERRVIIPPKMGYGSQALPGIPANSELTFDIKLVSLK is encoded by the coding sequence ATGTCAAATTTAACTCCAATTGCCACGTATAATTTGGCTTTACAACCATTTCAACCAGTTCCTGCCATTGAAGATGATTTCCCAATTTCTATTAGAATCACTTTAGCTTCATTGGACCCTGAAGCTGCCGATGATAAAGCTGAACCTTCAAGTTTaagaattttgaaaaaatcaaactcATTGTTgaatgatgattattttgaagatgatgaagatgatgaagatgaagaggatgaattagatgatgatgaagaagaagagaaagaaaaatcttcaaagaaatcaaatggtaagaaatccaataaaaaagatgaagaagatgatgatgaagaagatgacgaTGAAGACGAAGATGACGAAGACGATGATGTTTCTGAATACATTGTTTGTACTTTATCGCCAaaacatcaatatcaacaaactCTTGATTTAACTATTACTCCAGATGAAGaagtttattttgttgttaCTGGTTCATATCCAATTCATTTGACTGGTAATTATATTGAACATCCAGCTGAtcaagatgatgaagattatgatgatgacgatgaagaTTACGATGATGAGTATGATTTGTCTCcagatgaagatgaaatcATTTATGGTGCTCCattagatgatgatgatgaagaagaagagagtgatgaagaagaaactccaaaaattgaagaaattattgaagaaaaagaaaaggaaacgGAAACTGCCAAAGAATCTAAAAAAAGAGTAGCTGAAGAACCAACTTCtaaaaaatctaaaaaagctaaaaaagatgaaaagaaatcggttcaattttcaaaagaatTAGAACAAGGTCCAACTGGTTCTACTTTAGttgaaaacaacaataaaaagTCTAATGCTTCAACTAAAGATAAAAAAGATACTTCAGtgaatgatgatggtgataaaaagaaaaaattccCTACTAAAACTTTATTGGGTGGAGTTATAACTGAAGATAGGAAAATTGGTTCTGGTGCCACTGCTAAATCTGGTAATAAAGTTGGTATTAGATATATTggtaaattgaaaaatggtaAAGTTTTCGATAAAAATACTTCAGGGAAACCATTTAGTTTTAAATTGGGTAAAGGTGAATGTATTAAAGGATTTGATTTAGGTGTTACTGGTATGGCTGTTGGTGGTGAAAGAAGAGTTATTATCCCACCAAAAATGGGATATGGATCTCAAGCTTTACCTGGTATTCCAGCTAATTCTGAATTGACTTTTGATATTAAATTGGTTTCATTGAAATAA
- a CDS encoding ribonucleases MRP and P protein subunit, putative (Similar to S. cerevisiae RPP1;~Similar to C. albicans RPP1), producing the protein MSYDLNIPWPINNYDKSPTLQQLTNLRNIIITNYSLGITHQVINFQISLESVKIPIATTNNNINPIPKDQLLNELLPKFPKLKLFTRLTLVVNDSSKLPQLGKLQNHFDIIALQPLNEKVLQLSILNLDIDLISINLSSKLSFYLKFKTLNNATEKGIKFEICYSQLISGNNNNSCGGYVDDSINANLIKKNFFNNVLQLIRGCRSRGIIISSGAQNPLQLRNLSDILILLKTLSSSPLDLSKNNCQKFITINPQRVLINGKLKQKSYRQTIVVNNNSDLLQDNKPQKESTGGSSSSSSSGGGGFKKKLDDTSSGRLLKKRKTK; encoded by the coding sequence ATGTCTTATGATTTAAATATACCATGGccaatcaacaattatgATAAATCACCAACTTTACAACAATTAACTAATCTTCgaaatattatcatcaccaatTATTCATTAGGGATAACTCATCAAGtaattaattttcaaatatcaTTGGAATCAGTGAAAATACCAATTGccaccaccaataataatattaatccGATTCCTAAagatcaattattaaatgaattattaccAAAATTCCccaaattaaaattatttactCGATTAACATTAGTAGTTAAtgattcatcaaaattACCTCAACTTGGtaaattacaaaatcaTTTTGATATAATTGCTTTACAAccattaaatgaaaaagtattacaattatcaatattaaatttagatattgatttaatttcaataaatttatcatcaaaattatcattttatttaaaatttaaaactttAAATAATGCTACTGAAAAAGGtataaaatttgaaatttgttatAGTCAATTAATATCtggaaataataataatagttgTGGTGGTTATGTGgatgattcaattaatgccaatttaattaaaaagaattttttcaataatgtaTTACAATTAATTCGTGGTTGTAGATCAAGAGgaataattatatcaagTGGAGCTCAAAATCCTTTACAATTAAGAAATTTATCggatattttaattttattgaaaactttaaGTTCTTCACCTTTAGATTTATCGAAAAATAATTgtcaaaaatttattactaTTAATCCTCAAAGAGTATTAATTAATGggaaattaaaacaaaaatctTATCGACaaactattgttgttaataataatagtgaTTTGTTACAAGATAATAAACCACAGAAAGAATCAACTGGTggcagtagtagtagtagtagtagtggtggtggagggtttaaaaagaaattagatGATACTTCATCTGGAcgattattgaaaaaaaggaaaacaaaataa
- a CDS encoding phosphatidylinositol transfer protein, putative (In S. cerevisiae: controlled by the multiple drug resistance regulator Pdr1p, localizes to lipid particles and microsomes, controls levels of various lipids, may regulate lipid synthesis;~Similar to S. cerevisiae PDR16): MFAKLRSKVSTPPPPIATTNSPTSSSSETISTTNEKSSLTTTPTELSPVVYVPFSSPSSNSHIPQEHELTQEQKDKYLHVLHHFQQPDLKIAISEETHKLKQKTKELTIGEKSWITRECILRYLRATKWHELEAIDRIELTLSWRREFGISEPFDNENKVNGNLVSEENETGKEVILGYDNDSRPCLYLKPGRQNTKTSERQVQHLVYMLERVIDYMPAGQDSLALLIDFKAHPIGTQSGKIPPVGIGRQVLHILQTHYPERLGKALLTNIPWLGWTFLKIIHPFIDPLTREKLVFDQPFINYVPKEQLDKDFEGLVNFEYDHKKYWDVMIKISQDKKHQYFERFEKFGGIIGLSEVDLRGDNEELIHPVGTI; the protein is encoded by the coding sequence ATGTTTGCAAAATTAAGAAGTAAAGTATCCACTCCACCACCTCCAATTGCTACTACTAATTCAccaacttcttcttcatcagaaACTATTAGTACAACCAATGAAAAATCATCTCTCACCACCACCCCTACTGAATTATCACCAGTTGTTTATGTTCCATTTTCTTCTCcttcatcaaattcacACATTCCTCAAGAACATGAATTAACTCAAGAACAAAAAGATAAATATTTACATGTATTACATCATTTCCAACAACcagatttaaaaattgcTATTAGTGAAGAAACTCATAAacttaaacaaaaaactaAAGAATTAACTATTGGTGAAAAATCTTGGATCACTAGAGAATGTATATTACGTTATTTACGTGCAACTAAATGGCATGAATTAGAAGCTATTGATCGTATTGAATTAACTTTAAGTTGGAGACGAGAATTTGGGATATCTGAAccatttgataatgaaaataaagttAATGGAAATTTAGTTAgtgaagaaaatgaaactgGTAAAGAAGTTATATTAGGTTATGATAATGATTCTCGTCCatgtttatatttaaaaCCAGGTCGACAAAATACTAAAACTAGTGAACGTCAAGTACAACATTTAGTATATATGTTAGAAAGagtaattgattatatgCCAGCAGGTCAAGATTCATTAgctttattaattgattttaaagcTCATCCTATTGGTACTCAACTGGGGAAAATTCCTCCTGTGGGTATTGGTAGACAAGTTTTACATATTTTACAAACTCATTATCCAGAAAGATTAGGTAAAGCTTTATTAACTAATATTCCTTGGTTAGGTTGGacttttttaaaaattattcatCCATTTATTGACCCATTAACTAGagaaaaattggttttCGACCAAccatttataaattatgTTCCTAAAGAACAATTGGATAAAGATTTTGAAGGATTAgttaattttgaatatgatcataaaaaatattgggatgtaatgataaaaatcTCTCAAGATAAAAAGCATCAATATTTCGAAcgatttgaaaaatttggtgGTATTATTGGATTAAGTGAAGTGGATTTAAGAggtgataatgaagaattaattcatcCTGTTGGAAccatttaa